The Watersipora subatra chromosome 1, tzWatSuba1.1, whole genome shotgun sequence genome has a window encoding:
- the LOC137389559 gene encoding uncharacterized protein: protein MGLELGKRELKHEVDTTGADIGYRAIQVRLQLSYGITVSREVVRQQLLEGDPQGVELQRRGTLRRRVYVNKGPNYLIHVDGYDKLKRYGLRIHGAIDGYSKKLLWLYVGHSNNDPKYVAYNFTQYINCIKGVLRCIRMDRGTENTLIEDIQATIRECHTDDMARNSVLYGSSTHNQPIERWWRSARQLGLQYYLNYFKDLEIAGNFETGNHKDVMCLRYCFMHIVKQKLHEIMMEWNQHTRRSTGDSLGGIPNVLYGHPELQGDSPNFLVSYIVDHKTMVEQQDIDDVITLCMRPKQRGVDEADRKDLNNLVQDLNGQFIIPCSIEAAKDLYIQLRLLL, encoded by the exons ATGGGATTGGAATTAGGTAAGAGAGAATTGAAA CATGAGGTTGATACAACTGGAGCGGATATAGGTTACAGGGCTATACAAGTGAGATTGCAGCTATCCTATGGCATAACAGTTTCAAG GGAGGTAGTTCGGCAACAATTGCTGGAAGGGGATCCACAAGGTGTTGAGCTTCAAAGGCGGGGAACTCTGCGTCGTAGGGTATATGTCAACAAAGGCCCCAACTACTTAATTCACGTAGATGGCTATGACAAGTTGAAACGCTATGGACTTCGCATTCATGGTGCTATAGACGG ATATTCTAAGAAGCTTCTCTGGCTGTACGTGGGACATTCAAATAATGATCCTAAATATGTAGCTTACAACTTTACCCAATACATCAACTGCATCAAAG GTGTTCTAAGGTGTATCAGAATGGATCGAGGAACAGAAAACACCTTAATTGAAGACATTCAGGCCACTATTAGAGAATGTCATACCGATGATATGGCCAGGAACTCGGTATTGTACGGTTCCTCTACACATAACCAA CCTATAGAAAGGTGGTGGCGAAGTGCTCGCCAGCTTGGCCTGCAATATTACCTCAATTACTTCAAAGATTTAGAGATAGCTGGGAACTTTGAGACTGGCAATCATAAAGATGT AATGTGTCTCAGATATTGCTTTATGCATATTGTCAAACAAAAGCTTCATGAAATCATGATGGAGTGGAATCAACATACAAGAAGATCAACTGGCGATAGTTTAGGTGGCATTCCTAATGTCTTGTACGGGCATCCCGAACTGCAAGGTGATTCTCCAAATTTTTTAGTGTCTTAT ATCGTAGATCATAAAACCATGGTTGAACAGCAGGATATAGATGATGTTATTACACTATGCATGCGACCAAAACAACGTGGTGTTGACGAAGCTGATAGGAAAGATTTAAACAACTTAGTGCAAGACCTTAATGGCCAATTCATTATTCCTTGCTCCATTGAGGCAGCCAAAGACTTGTATATACAGCTGCGACTGCTACTCTAA